Genomic segment of Bemisia tabaci chromosome 9, PGI_BMITA_v3:
taagtaaaatatttatcaaatatGTAAAACGCAACTTTTGAAAATCAGGTTTGTTGCATCATGAGATAAAAGGGAGACTAGTCATCAATTTAATGAGATGGTAAAAACAAGTTATCAGGAATGATACGATATCTCCATATGGGTATTTGTAAAACCCTTTGGTGCAACAGGCAAGGGACATAATGCAATACAAGTTACCAAATCTCTACTTACAAGTTCAGTGGTAGAAATTAAGTGGATGCAGGATTTAGAGAAGTAAACCTCAAATTCTGAAGCACGAAcccagaaaaatattttcaaggctGTTTGACAAGTCAACAAATACTTATTCCAAATATATCACAACCAAAATGGGTCATTTGCTGTAAGGTTATAGTAAGTTCTGACCACTACCAAGAACTCATTTGACCTTACTTCTGGAATTAAAATAGTGGGGGGTATTTGCCCCTGGTTTTGAAGAGAgagaatgtgaaaaaaaagatcAGTAACGATGCTGGATATTGCGTTAATCCCTCAACAAGAAAACTGATCGAGTAGTGTTTGCAGTTCAAATTAAATGGGAGATAAGAGTTTTGGACTAAGAATTTCATGGTAAATTGGGGGTTATTGTAGGACCGAACAGGGGTAAAACGTAAGCCAGATTGGTTGAATAAAGGTCACTGGGATACTTACCCTTGGGACTGGCCTGGATTgcacaaaaaattttcaatatcggacataacattttgcaaaaagttaaaatcGTCTGAGGACAAGTAGCGAACGTGATCCAGGGTGAAACGAAGAAACGTAAATAAGGAAAGAAATGCCTCGCTGTCGGCGAGCAGTAATTACCGAAAAGTCGAAGACACTAGACAAATTACGCGAATGAAAGTCTGTGCGGTTGAAAGGAATTAAATCTCGGAAAAACCAAATCACAAAAGGGAAAATCCAGCCTCCATTTCAATGTTTACGTTACAAGCTGCGTCGCATGGATCAGAGATGGCGCTCGCAGCAATGAAACGTTGCCAAGCGTCATggataaaaatattgtaatCGGAAAAAGTCACGAATTGTCTCCTTTcaaatgattgaaatttttaaaatataattaagtTTATTTTTACAGCAAGGCGAAGGGATAAAAAAATCATCGTTgaaggaaacaaaataaaaaaaaatgatcgtaGATATTGCAATgctttgttattgttttgatcCCTACTCGTGTCTTATCACTGATTCCCCGCTCGGTTGCTCAGTGGCTTatcatttcaattattttacgaAATAAAGAGTGGAAGTCTTAAGTTTATAATTATTGACCTGTTTGTGTGTGTGTTTAATTAATATCCCCAATGTTTACCAATTTGAAAAGTAAACTCCAAAGTGTTCAGGAAAGTGTGACATCTAGGTATGCCCCTTCTCCAGATTTCATTGTTCGAATTTCAAGTACTCGAGGCTCGATATTTCTTGAAAGTCTCATCTTCtcactaatttttcatttcacgatgcTTATCAGTTGCTTATCAGTAGGTGGATTATTCATTTTACTCTGATGTATGAGAAAAGGGTGTGCGGTCGTAAGAAACTGCATCGCAAGATACCGCATTACGACATTGAAACTCGGTTGCGTTGTTTCGAAACCTCCGCTCCCGTTTTGCTTTTCaaaaggagaccaaaccaacatcatggctcaAAGATTTTGCATAATGATTTCCATTAAGGAGAaataatcactgaaattttaaaaaaatgacgctCAAAAgtttttcttgtagaaaataaaacgtgacaggaagtctgcactgccgaaaattgagatacgcatttctgcagtttcaccatcgattagCTGGCCGTCAATGACGAGAGAAGGgcaatttcttaattttccttttGACCAAGGAAGATTAAGAAATTTTCCCTTCTCGAGGTCAAGTTTTCTGCTAGTAAAAAATAAGTACAGGGGTGTAGAAAGTGCTCGATCGGCTTATTACAAACTGATAGCGGAACAAACGTGAAGGGACCTGTCAAGGagtaaaaaaatgtgaaggcatCTGGAAAGGGGAAAAATATGAAGGCAGGAGGCACTGACCTGCTTAGTACATAGCTTTTTGCTGAGGATTACTAtgaatttataattttctctcttttttgttaATTCTGTTATCTTAGTaaagtaacttttttcttttcttatagTCTCCAGAGTATAACCATCAACAGTACCAAAGCCCAGTATGTTGCTCCTGAAAAACCAAACTTTGATGCTGGAGCAGAGTTACTTCATAAGTATCAGACAGAATGGAATGAACTCCACAACAACGCAAAAGACAATGCATTTCAGGCGGAGGTAtccctactttttttttttttttaattattattattatattattattaaagAGACAAGTTGACATTATATCTGCAGTGTTATTACAAAATTCTAAGATTACATAAAAGTTATGACGAGgcgaaaaatagaaaaaaatacaatggcTTATGTAATCTGCCATTGCAATTTAGAAGTTTTCCGCGCCTATAAAGCAGTCATGCTCTTGTGACCCTCTCTGAAATCTGGCCTTGAAAGAAATGAACATTTCCTAAAAACTGTGCAACTATCTAAGTGGATACTGAACGAAATTCattcgtttaaaaattttgtcctttttttcattaattcttacaaagttttcataggattttcattaaatttgttCTTGCCAGTCTGTTGTTTGAAAGGCTTGTTCTGTTTGACTCATTAGGAGCTTCGGAAGTCCCTTAACTTTCTAACAAGAGGAGGAAATATAgttttttttatgcaaaaaaaaaccaactcaTCTCATGTTTTATGGTCAGCTCCGAAAATTGGAACTCTCAAAATTGACAGAAGTACTTTGTAAGGCATTTCATCCAtttgcatttcaaaattttttcctcgaaatccTAGAAATGTTAAAAATTCCTCGAGATACGTTCCTACAATACTCCAAAGttcctgtcatattttcttcggaaaaggTTTGAAGCACTGAAGAACAAAAAAcgacagagtaaaaattgaaaaattggtaaaacaaAGCTAAAGTATTAACATGTATgaaaggcaggacgttttgaGCCATCACAGGCTCGTCTCCAGCAGCaaaagtaattaaaataatataaaattgagAGGCAACCTGATCCCAGTTGTTATCGTACAACCATATTAtatcaaatcaatttttattaattttaatttttcttgctgCTGAGAATGAGCCTGTGAGAGCTTGTAACTGTAACATCTGCCTTTTTCGTGTCATAATATCTAATCTTAGTTTTACCccctttttatcatttttcattctATTGTGTTCATACTTTTGGGTGGTATAATTTGTGCATTATTGCTAAACATAAAATAATCATAGAAAATGTATTTACTGAATGAAACCTGCTAATTTCTCTGGCATTACTAAAAGTCAGCTGTGTCTTGACGAAGTTTGTTTTCAACTTTCTATCTACATTTGGTTTTTCTGATTTCTACATTTTGTCACCTAGCCTATTGATTAGTCCAGCTttgctaaaattaaaatattgaatatttcCAGATTGTAGCACGAAGCATCGCTAAAATGTGTTTAACTGTAAAGAAGCAACACAACGATTTAGAAAGGCTGAACACCTGTCTAGCCACCCTTCCTGTTTTGATTGAGGATATCCACACAATGCATCAAACACTTGGTAAGAGTCAGAGAGTTATATTAAGACCAAAAAACTGtgcaaaaatacttttttctagTTGTTTCaaacaatagagaatttgcaggtgtctgaaatttcatgaatttcgtgcttaagtggaaactaacgagtgaactgaacacgaggatacctctggttcatgaattgaacaattgttggagaagatatgacaaaatgatctaatctgctaaaatatgtgtgtttaaatgggaactGTAGCCAGATGATGTCATTAGGTAGTGCAtcttctcacttttaaatctatttttatactatttaccatatcagaaaaaaattatgaaaaatactgtgaaatgagctctttcagcactttcagatgaagcaataaaaaatttacatgcaaattctccattagcaGTGAAGGtattgttaaatttaatttcagatCCTTTGCTATACTTCATTCGTGAAGGCACATGTCtaagtttaaaaatgaatttaatcagTCGATACTCCAATAAAAAACTACTCATAAGATTAAGTTCAAAACAACATAAATTCGTTCTCACTTCTGCATatttaaatataataatttacGTGCAAGTGAACATTAATTTAGGTTGTTTTGAGTTGATACTTGTGTGTCAAGTTGAAGCTGTTGACGGAGCATGGAACCCGAGCTTTGCTTTGGAACAAGATTCAAAAAGAGGACAACTGATAGCTGGTTGAATCAAACACCATTTAATTCACCCTGATGCTTGTTTTCGACTGAACAGTCTGAAACCTAGCGCGAGAATCAtccatttcataattttccagagaatcTAAACCGATTGGTGGAAGATGTGGAGAACGATCTGATCAAATTAGACGATGCTAAGAACGCACTTTCAATGCATGGAAAAATgcttaatgaaaaaattgaattggccAACTACGAAGGAAAGAAATTAGCCGAGCTTGAAACTCTTAGAGGTTCgttaatttgtttaatttacttatttacagtttttttgCCTCTCATAATCTGCTTTAGACCTTGCCTGCCATGCCAGTCTTTTTGGATAGGGTGCGGTCGCTTGTGATGAATGCCTCTGTGAAAACAAAGGTTGTGGGAGCCATAAATGTGGTTATAGCTCACAACCGGCATGACCCCAGCCGGAAATTACACCCctgaaccttttttttccgaaggaggggggggggggagttgtaATACTGTGGCAGACAATGTACACTGTAAAGTTCCTCACtttttattcctttaaaattttttcttgctGTGAATAAACGCTATGCTTCAACAGATTTcccagtttctttttttatgatttgcaaatgcattaaaaattattaacaTGAAATATTTCCATCTACTATCTGCAATGAGGATTTAATCGAGTTCTATGAACTGTAAGAAAGcctcaaattttcttcgcatcAAAATTCACGATCATCTCCAAGATCTATAagattttttaagaggaaaataataaaaatcaatCATACCATCATTACTGTAAATTACAACatgtgaggggcttggaggacagggcccacaagtgcagtttttgctatttcaaggaatacgtatttgaagtttcgaaatcacatagatccttacggcggaaagaaagctcaaattgactttttgatgcttaaaaattgaaatttgtgagctttttcacagagaatacgttaagactagttttacttagaatcattaatatctcaatttttcaaaaactgcacttgtgtgtcgtgtcttccaagcccctcatgtgcacttaaattgttaaaaaatgtacaaaaatgcTACAGGTCATATTCTCGGCTCGCAATCAGCgaaaagatttaaaattttgatattttgagaGTACTGAGTGGGCATAGGCATTCCTCTTCTAAATCCtaggaatttcaattttcaccctGAATGCAAAATAAATAGAATGATAGcctataaaagaaaaaaaggtatgtatttgtatttatttatttttttaaagagagctaaaaataggaacaaaataaaaactgtaaatGCATTCATTTTCTATGGTACATGTTAGATGAAACATAATGAAATTCGCATTGGACCtattccaaaataaaaaaaaaaaacattgagacATTGAGCTAATCTTACTTGATAAATAGTTCCATTTTAAActattagcaaaaaaaaaaaaaaaaaaaaaaaaacggatggATTATGCGTAAAGGCACATTtaaaaccgttttttttttcaatgggtctacatattttaaaaacccTAAAATGAAGCTGAAAGTATGCAAGCGCGAAATATTGTATTCGATTGGTCATTGGAACAACAAGATTATTCGATAAAATTAGTCATCAGAGAAATCTCTGATCTGACTAGTGCCAGATTTGATTCGTTTGAATAGTTAATTTTCAAGTTCGCATACTTTCATCTTCATTGTAGGGTTTACAAAAAGgattattttggaggaaatagCTAAATTGTACCTGTATGTGTAATCGATCTGTTCTTTGACAAATATTTGAAGTGAAACCAGATTTTAGCAACTTTTTTTCGATAGCTTAATGTTTGCCTCCTGCTTAGTTTCTCCATAAGAGGTGGGATGCTTACTGTATGAAACCATATGTCATTACCGTATGTCATTACCATATGTCATTAACCGTATGTCATTACCATATTTGTATTGGTAAAGGCTTGTTAATTCTTAAGCTGCATGACACcaagtaaaatgaaaataaaaataatagaaacCTGGATATAAGTTAAAttagtattgaaaaaaaaaaacctggagaCAATAagttaattgaaaataaaaataacagagGAGCTGGGAcagaaattcaacaaaaaataaaccaCAGCATAACAAAACAAATTGATCGATCGTTAGAAACTATGACTAAAGAAGTAAATAATATTCACACTATTCTGAAGAAAGAGCTTGATGTGTGATGTAGAATAGTGCAGGTTCAGGTGATTGCAGGTGGTGTGAGAATATATTGCACCAAACAATGATTCTTGGAAACTTAACGTATCCTTACACCAGGTCATAAAAGCCCAAGTCCGAACTTCTCATTGGCTCCCAGAACGACTGAACCTTTCTTATGGCCTCTTGCTTTTTCGAGACATTAGTTGAATACTCTGCCGACTTTGATTCTGCACAAGTTTTGTCTTGTGACTCCGGTGTGTCCTTACACACGGTTTCTCTTCTTCCATCAGAAGTTTCTAAACTGGCAAAAATATCATCCTCCGAATCCTTGCCCAACTCCACATCTTCAGGCGCCACAGGGCTCCTGTCTTCATACAAGTCCAAACCTCTCAATGACTCCCAGAAATACTCAGGCTTTCTTATGGCCTCTTGATTTTTCGAGACATTGGTTGAATATTTTGCCGACTTTGATTCTGCACAGGTTTTGTCTTGTGACTCAGGTGTGTCCTTACAAACGGTCTCTTTTCTTCCGTCAAAAGTTTCTAAACTGGCAAAAATATCATCCTCCGGATCTTTGCCCAACTTCATATCTTCAGGCGCCACAGGGCTCGTATTAATCCAGTCGACAATGGACTTGTGCGAATATTCCtgaacagtttttttacttGCTTTTTTTCCACTCTCGTCACATTGCTTCAACCTCTTATTGTCAGGCGGCACAATGGGGCTCAACGCGGTCCGATCAGCCGCGTATACTTTCGTAAACGTTCGTTGAAGTCTTCGGTCTgaattttcatgaacttttgCATGTTTTCTATGGTGTGGTAATCGATCAATGCACTCTTTACTGCTCATTCTCTTCAAAGCTTTCTGTGAGCCTGGATTGTCAAGGGTCCTTGTCTTCACAGCATCCTTGCTACTTTTGATTTGGTGAGATGATTTGGTTTCTGATTTTTGGACTGGCTGAATGGGGCCAGAACGGAGAGATCCTTCCGTAAGTTTGGATGATGTGGTTTCCTGATGTAATGATTCTATCCTCTGGACAGAAAATGGATGGAAAGCACTGATCATGTGGGCTAGTTCCTCCCTTGATGAATATGGCTGATACGGGAAGTGCATTATCTCTTCTTGGAGAAAACTGAGGTCTTGCTCCATAAATAGAGACACAATTTGATATGAACCATTAAATGTCAAGCTGcggctgaaaaaaagaaaagaaaaaattacttttttagtGAGGCGGTAAAAGCTGTCAATATGTCTggaagttgaggctaaaatgttTATATGTTTGCGGGCAAATAGCCAAATcgagcattttatcaaatgcctgggcaaatggtcaaatttttatggtttacaatatttttgaaaaagactgAGAGCTCTTGAGTTCTAAAGATTTTGAAAGGAATTATGTAATAATTAAATCTACAGGCTCTCCTTGTTCCTTCTACCTTAAATGCTCTTTatatatttaaatgttaaaaatgtgttttatgacctgctgcaaattttaagataaatatCCGTATAGGAGCTGAAAACCGTTTAAAATACTACTCTATATGAATGATGCACATTTTTACCG
This window contains:
- the LOC109033342 gene encoding dysbindin encodes the protein MFTNLKSKLQSVQESVTSSLQSITINSTKAQYVAPEKPNFDAGAELLHKYQTEWNELHNNAKDNAFQAEIVARSIAKMCLTVKKQHNDLERLNTCLATLPVLIEDIHTMHQTLENLNRLVEDVENDLIKLDDAKNALSMHGKMLNEKIELANYEGKKLAELETLRVKLAQDYSLKLTHYEQTQSSKLKERQEVCQEAFQKDIQEYKQSGTLPAPSPGSKSELSLEEIELDSPNDGLDEMLADSPTTET
- the LOC109033341 gene encoding uncharacterized protein, producing MKGVVIPGTKIIIDSDEPDPEDEYLHFLSCVNLESPYDFAVMKDFKRIYTSAFNKWFLIKFHKFKPERIHCWDEETPKDIPENATDVFMKVQVIDSNYCVGSVMFLFEGTAGNYLYAGNFRYYEKLLDEPCLQKYRYKASDLFVLYLHSPYPVDRCPSFESKNTVMFKIIEFALCYPLDHFIFVSPHIGNEELYVALSQELGVRIYVNSKQLKILKHLKLDQYFTDDDEEARIWVVNVSELKEIQNRSLTFNGSYQIVSLFMEQDLSFLQEEIMHFPYQPYSSREELAHMISAFHPFSVQRIESLHQETTSSKLTEGSLRSGPIQPVQKSETKSSHQIKSSKDAVKTRTLDNPGSQKALKRMSSKECIDRLPHHRKHAKVHENSDRRLQRTFTKVYAADRTALSPIVPPDNKRLKQCDESGKKASKKTVQEYSHKSIVDWINTSPVAPEDMKLGKDPEDDIFASLETFDGRKETVCKDTPESQDKTCAESKSAKYSTNVSKNQEAIRKPEYFWESLRGLDLYEDRSPVAPEDVELGKDSEDDIFASLETSDGRRETVCKDTPESQDKTCAESKSAEYSTNVSKKQEAIRKVQSFWEPMRSSDLGFYDLV